DNA from Aliarcobacter butzleri:
TAGGAAAAGCAGGAGCTACAATAAAAGAGATTATAGAGAAATTTACAGTATCTATTGATTTAGATAAAGAAAATGGAACAGTAAAAGTAAGTGGAGGAAATAAACAAAATATTATTGATGCTTGTGAGCATATTAAAACTATTTCAAATAATGCTCCTTCAAAAAAAGATGCTTCAAAAAATATAGATTTTGAAAAACTTTATTCAGAAGATGAAGTTGTAATCGGTAAAGTAGAAAGATTAGCAGATTTTGGAGCATTTATTCTTTTACCAAAAGGTGGTGAAGGACTTTTACATATTTCAAAAATATCAAAAGATAGAGTAAAAAATGTTGCCGATGTTTTAAGTATCGGGCAAGAATTAGAAGTAAAAGTACTAAAAGTAAAAAAAGATAGAATAGAATTATCTTCAGCAAATTAATCCAATTCTGGATTAATTTCTCCTACAAAAAATTTCTTTCAATATCCTTCTTTAAATATACAAAATTAATATTTTTTATGCTAGTATATATAAAATATTTTTATAGGTAGAACTTTTGAAGGGATTTATATGGTTAAGCTTTTAATAGTAGATGACTCTACAATGTTAAGGGATATGCTAAATTACGCATTAAATGAGGGTGGTTATACTAACGTAACTGAAGCAGTTGATGGTGTTGATGGTTTAGCAAAAGCGAAAGCTACGAACTTTGATTTAATAATTACTGATGTTAATATGCCAAATATGGATGGTTTAACTCTTATTGGGGAATTAAGAAAATTATCACAATATTCTAAAACACCTATTTTGGTTCTTACTACAGAAAGAAGTGATGAAAT
Protein-coding regions in this window:
- a CDS encoding response regulator, with protein sequence MVKLLIVDDSTMLRDMLNYALNEGGYTNVTEAVDGVDGLAKAKATNFDLIITDVNMPNMDGLTLIGELRKLSQYSKTPILVLTTERSDEMKAKGKMAGATGWIVKPFVPDQLLKAVNIVLSR